Proteins from a single region of Tautonia marina:
- a CDS encoding helix-turn-helix domain-containing protein translates to MSAQNSPARTLARKLDRRMIQLGLSQQALAQKSGVSDSEVSRLLKGQSKRPGLHNILRLARALDVSVDFLADDTLQDDPCQDRSSVPPEEEALLELVRSIGSREVSMILDATRILGFETAIRRLYGAEFRPFPASPARNDSAPE, encoded by the coding sequence GTGTCTGCCCAGAACTCTCCCGCGAGAACGCTGGCCCGGAAGTTGGATCGCCGGATGATTCAGCTTGGGTTGTCTCAGCAAGCCTTGGCCCAGAAATCGGGGGTCAGCGACTCCGAGGTTTCCCGGCTCCTCAAGGGGCAATCCAAGCGGCCAGGATTACACAACATCCTGCGGCTCGCCCGGGCACTCGATGTCTCGGTTGACTTCCTGGCCGATGACACGCTGCAAGACGATCCCTGCCAGGATCGTTCCTCGGTCCCTCCTGAAGAGGAGGCGCTGCTGGAACTCGTCCGGTCGATCGGCAGCCGGGAGGTGTCCATGATCCTCGACGCGACCCGCATTCTCGGCTTCGAGACTGCGATTCGACGGCTTTATGGTGCCGAATTTCGGCCCTTCCCCGCGTCACCCGCACGCAACGACTCGGCTCCCGAGTGA
- a CDS encoding polyprenyl synthetase family protein, translating to MAEVDTLHHNPLAGRSQLGERTSSWIGPDELAQQLRDAYAPIAPHLVEAEQIFRDELHSRSDYVQRLVEHSARFRGKQLRPALVLLTAQACGGIRPAHPVVAAVVEMIHTATLVHDDILDEATVRRHAATINAEWGAEAAVLLGDYLFTHAFHLAASLESTYACRVIGRATNLVCEGELQQIHHRGDLDLDETSYYEIVRGKTAELTAVSCRLGAHYAGANPETCDALDHYGRDLGVAFQIADDLLDLWGDEDDTGKTLGTDLDKQKLTLPIILLLRSADPADAATVRNLLATPSSQTRRTLRPMLEASGALDDAWERARSFIDSARQQLLILPPSPARDILDGLAQLVARRSF from the coding sequence ATGGCCGAAGTCGATACCCTCCATCACAATCCGCTCGCCGGCCGATCTCAACTCGGGGAACGGACCTCCTCGTGGATCGGTCCTGACGAACTCGCCCAGCAGTTGCGAGACGCCTACGCCCCGATCGCCCCCCACCTGGTCGAAGCCGAGCAGATTTTCCGCGACGAACTGCACAGTCGAAGTGATTATGTTCAGCGCCTGGTCGAACACTCGGCGCGGTTCCGAGGCAAGCAACTCCGCCCGGCGCTCGTCTTGCTTACGGCCCAGGCTTGCGGCGGCATCCGGCCGGCGCACCCGGTTGTGGCCGCCGTCGTCGAGATGATCCACACCGCCACCCTTGTCCACGACGACATCCTCGACGAGGCCACCGTCCGCCGCCACGCCGCCACCATCAACGCCGAGTGGGGGGCCGAGGCCGCCGTCTTGCTCGGCGACTACCTGTTTACTCACGCCTTTCACCTCGCCGCCTCGCTCGAATCAACCTACGCCTGCCGCGTGATCGGTCGCGCCACCAACCTCGTTTGCGAGGGAGAGCTGCAGCAGATCCACCACCGCGGCGACCTCGACCTCGACGAAACCTCGTATTACGAGATCGTCCGCGGCAAGACCGCCGAGCTGACCGCCGTCTCCTGCCGCCTCGGCGCTCACTACGCCGGGGCCAATCCCGAAACCTGCGACGCCCTTGACCACTACGGTCGCGACCTCGGCGTCGCCTTCCAGATCGCCGACGACCTGCTCGACCTCTGGGGAGACGAGGACGACACGGGCAAGACCCTCGGCACCGACCTCGACAAGCAAAAGCTCACCTTGCCGATCATCCTCCTGCTGCGATCGGCCGACCCGGCCGACGCCGCCACCGTCCGGAATCTCCTGGCCACCCCATCCAGTCAGACCCGCCGAACCTTGCGGCCGATGCTCGAAGCCTCCGGAGCCCTCGACGACGCCTGGGAGCGTGCCCGATCGTTCATCGACTCCGCTCGTCAACAGCTCCTCATCCTTCCTCCCTCGCCGGCCCGAGACATTCTCGACGGCCTGGCCCAGCTCGTCGCCCGTCGCAGCTTCTAG
- the moaC gene encoding cyclic pyranopterin monophosphate synthase MoaC, with protein sequence MVDVSGKPETLRSATASGLVRMKPETLALIRDRKLSKGDVFEVARLAGILAAKRTGDLIPLCHPLGLDAVELHFEPFGDDAVRIEATARLVGRTGVEMEAMTAVSVAALTIYDMCKAVDRGMVIEQIVLEAKSGGRSGTYQRLE encoded by the coding sequence ATGGTCGATGTTTCAGGCAAGCCTGAGACGCTTCGATCAGCGACGGCGAGCGGCCTCGTTCGGATGAAGCCGGAAACCCTGGCTCTGATCCGCGATCGCAAGCTCTCCAAGGGAGACGTGTTCGAAGTGGCGCGGCTTGCCGGAATTCTGGCGGCCAAACGCACCGGAGACCTGATCCCGCTCTGTCATCCGCTCGGGCTCGACGCGGTCGAACTCCATTTCGAGCCGTTCGGAGACGACGCCGTTCGGATCGAGGCCACGGCCCGCCTGGTCGGTCGGACCGGGGTCGAGATGGAAGCGATGACCGCCGTTTCGGTGGCCGCCCTGACCATTTACGATATGTGCAAGGCGGTCGATCGTGGCATGGTCATCGAACAGATTGTCCTGGAGGCCAAGTCGGGCGGTCGGAGCGGAACCTACCAGCGCCTCGAATGA
- a CDS encoding glycosyltransferase family 39 protein, with amino-acid sequence MPDPSPMAPPTPAPSFAARWPWLLGTLAGLAVLLTIGDPGITSDEPIDVKVGRNYLSLAGSLIDQVGSRGLGSVRQANLDAFFADNAQHPPLGRWLVGLASVVFEPIEGLLGGADPMSVHPARVAPMLAFAVLVGLITREAGRRFGPPAGIVAGVSLVLMPRVFAHAHFATLDTILALCWTLALLAAARAIEGTRPVLALAIAGAFWGLALLTKIHAWLLPPLVLGYALLRLPIRKAIPGAILWGLVGLLVFLVGWPWLWNDSADRLVRFLSTSVDRQPIRVLYFGRVVEDVALPWHYPWVYFALTVPVGLHLLGLLGLIRGLRQPRTDPFPALLASSILLFLVLFSTRAPVYDGERLFLLTFPSWAILIGLGFQGLWDRFGERRWLRGLLIALVVSQGGGVVRMHPYQLSYYNLLIGGLPGAERLGMELTYWGDTLAPPLLAEVQHLVPQGEAVAIAPTFHHLYPTALLNAGLFEKEIRLLPEQGLDESRWLLVFRRSAYWSPAIEDALTRGEPVLEQSRAGVWLSRLYRFDAPDPAFVPDNREDSFRTN; translated from the coding sequence ATGCCCGACCCCTCGCCGATGGCACCACCGACTCCGGCTCCCTCCTTCGCCGCCCGCTGGCCCTGGCTCCTGGGAACGCTGGCCGGTCTGGCCGTGCTGCTGACGATCGGCGATCCGGGGATCACCAGCGACGAGCCGATCGACGTGAAGGTCGGTCGCAATTATCTCAGCCTCGCGGGTTCCCTGATCGATCAGGTTGGCAGTCGAGGGCTCGGCTCCGTCCGTCAGGCCAATCTCGACGCCTTCTTCGCCGACAATGCGCAGCATCCTCCGCTCGGCCGATGGCTCGTCGGCCTGGCTTCGGTCGTCTTTGAGCCGATTGAGGGACTGCTCGGCGGGGCCGATCCGATGTCGGTCCACCCGGCCCGCGTGGCGCCGATGCTCGCCTTCGCCGTCCTGGTCGGACTCATCACCCGAGAGGCAGGGCGTCGCTTCGGCCCACCGGCCGGGATCGTCGCCGGAGTTTCTCTCGTCCTCATGCCCCGCGTCTTCGCGCACGCCCATTTCGCCACGCTCGACACGATCCTCGCCCTCTGCTGGACCCTCGCCTTGCTTGCGGCGGCTCGGGCCATCGAGGGAACCCGTCCCGTGCTTGCCCTGGCAATCGCCGGGGCGTTCTGGGGATTGGCCCTGTTGACGAAGATCCACGCCTGGCTCTTGCCCCCGTTGGTCCTCGGTTATGCCCTGCTTCGTCTGCCGATTCGCAAGGCGATCCCCGGCGCGATCCTGTGGGGGCTGGTCGGTTTACTCGTCTTCCTGGTCGGCTGGCCGTGGCTCTGGAACGACTCGGCCGATCGCCTCGTCCGGTTCCTCTCCACGAGCGTCGATCGCCAGCCGATCCGGGTCCTCTATTTCGGACGGGTGGTCGAGGACGTCGCCTTGCCCTGGCATTATCCCTGGGTCTACTTCGCCCTGACCGTGCCGGTCGGCCTGCACCTGCTTGGCTTGCTCGGCCTGATCCGAGGGCTTCGACAGCCTCGGACCGACCCGTTCCCCGCCTTGCTCGCCTCGTCGATCCTCCTGTTCCTGGTCCTGTTCAGCACCCGCGCCCCGGTCTACGACGGCGAGCGTCTGTTTCTCCTTACCTTCCCGAGCTGGGCCATCCTCATTGGTCTCGGCTTCCAGGGGCTCTGGGATCGGTTCGGTGAGCGTCGATGGCTTCGAGGGCTTCTCATTGCCCTGGTTGTCTCGCAAGGTGGGGGAGTGGTCCGGATGCACCCGTACCAGTTGAGCTATTACAACCTGCTGATCGGTGGTCTTCCGGGAGCCGAACGCCTGGGGATGGAACTGACGTACTGGGGAGACACCCTCGCCCCCCCGTTGCTGGCCGAGGTCCAGCATCTCGTGCCTCAGGGCGAAGCGGTCGCCATCGCCCCCACCTTCCATCACCTGTACCCCACGGCCTTGCTCAACGCCGGGCTGTTCGAAAAGGAAATCCGCTTGCTCCCGGAACAGGGGCTCGACGAATCGCGCTGGCTGCTGGTCTTCCGACGCTCCGCCTACTGGTCGCCGGCAATCGAGGACGCCCTGACCCGCGGCGAGCCGGTCCTTGAGCAATCCCGAGCAGGTGTCTGGCTCTCCCGACTCTACCGATTCGACGCTCCCGATCCGGCGTTCGTCCCTGACAATCGCGAAGATTCGTTCAGAACGAATTGA
- a CDS encoding helix-turn-helix domain-containing protein, with protein sequence MKKVYTTGQVAKICKVAPRTVSKWFDSGRLRGYRIPGSQDRRIPRDNLLRFLKEYGMPLGELEAEVYSKVLVVGADGPLQSMLRDHLRETEDFRLEVAASGFEAGIRAESFHPDCIIIDMAIGRIEAGQIAQNLKRSEDHANTVLIALTSDEPGDEIYRLGFNDGFKKPFDGALLAERVKRLIAQKKNED encoded by the coding sequence ATGAAAAAGGTTTATACGACTGGTCAGGTCGCCAAGATCTGCAAAGTTGCGCCCCGAACCGTGAGCAAGTGGTTTGATTCCGGCCGACTGCGGGGTTATCGCATCCCCGGTTCGCAGGATCGCCGCATCCCTCGGGATAACTTGCTGCGATTCCTCAAAGAATACGGGATGCCCCTCGGCGAGCTCGAAGCCGAGGTCTATAGCAAGGTCCTGGTGGTTGGGGCCGACGGCCCGCTCCAGTCCATGCTCCGCGACCACCTCCGCGAAACCGAGGACTTCCGCCTCGAAGTCGCCGCGTCCGGATTCGAAGCCGGCATTCGTGCCGAAAGCTTCCACCCGGATTGCATCATTATTGACATGGCCATCGGCCGCATCGAAGCCGGTCAGATCGCCCAGAACCTGAAGCGAAGCGAAGATCACGCCAACACCGTTCTCATCGCGTTGACCAGCGACGAGCCCGGCGACGAGATCTACCGCCTCGGCTTCAACGACGGCTTCAAGAAACCCTTCGACGGCGCCTTGCTCGCCGAACGGGTCAAGCGACTGATCGCCCAGAAGAAGAACGAAGACTGA
- a CDS encoding flagellar basal body P-ring protein FlgI, producing MRRGDRRAVPARALVGFGVAILLIGTPAVVLGQDTDQKVVDIAEPLGFGQKVVEGVGLVIGLAGTGSEPRPSAYREKLETEIKRNPELDVQSILGDPLQRTSLVVVRARITAGMSPQDELNIEVLLPPDSETSSLEGGFLMGTWLNEIGIASGNQLDGKPMVYAYGPVITGNSEAPDDPKVGRVLGGGRIKQEIPYVLLINDRYRSGGVAKQLQDLINQRFQYRDGRFKKGVATAKTDNTIVLNVPQRYHHNQLRYLQVLAQIRLKRTPELQDQRLEAWGKELLDPKTAGEAALKLESVGGIASPVLAQALTSDHPQVRFFAAEALAYLDDSAGTDELVKAVIEQPEFRTMALAALAAMDQPAGIVRLRTLMDQPDPVIRYGAFNALRTSDPGDPYLGRTRVLGFLEERRRSDEADDPMSLKVGAESAPIRHEPPREDPFELFVVRSDGPPMIHVSRTRRPEIVLFGDQHLLETPVVLGGTGPILLNAAQGDRRIEVSRIELTGAAPQVLSCSTDLVEVIRCVAALGATYPQVVTILQGAHNQANLEAALQIDSISNDVQEYDRALLTGKDVVKDDDVTPASYDDEEAERRRGFGLFKRFRVGGPASKSQEEEPKSELEAELGLDPQFQEPEPRRPGLLNRFRNRSGDSER from the coding sequence TGGCGGGGACCGGATCGGAACCCCGACCGTCTGCCTATCGCGAGAAGCTTGAAACCGAGATCAAGCGCAACCCGGAACTTGACGTCCAGTCGATCCTCGGCGACCCGCTCCAGCGGACGTCTCTGGTGGTCGTCCGGGCGAGGATCACGGCCGGCATGTCTCCCCAGGATGAGCTGAACATTGAGGTCCTGCTCCCGCCCGACAGCGAGACGAGCAGCCTCGAAGGTGGCTTCCTCATGGGAACCTGGCTCAATGAAATCGGCATCGCCTCGGGGAATCAGCTCGATGGCAAGCCGATGGTCTACGCCTACGGCCCCGTCATCACCGGCAACTCCGAGGCCCCCGACGACCCGAAAGTCGGTCGCGTGCTCGGTGGCGGTCGGATCAAGCAGGAGATTCCCTACGTTCTCCTGATCAACGATCGTTACCGCAGCGGAGGCGTGGCCAAGCAGCTTCAGGATCTCATCAATCAGCGCTTCCAGTACCGCGACGGCCGGTTCAAGAAGGGGGTGGCGACGGCCAAGACCGACAACACCATCGTTCTGAACGTGCCGCAGCGCTACCACCACAACCAGCTTCGTTATCTTCAGGTCCTCGCCCAGATTCGCCTGAAGCGGACCCCGGAACTCCAGGATCAGCGGCTCGAAGCCTGGGGCAAAGAACTGCTCGATCCCAAGACCGCCGGCGAAGCCGCCCTGAAGCTCGAATCGGTCGGAGGCATTGCCTCCCCGGTGCTGGCCCAGGCGCTGACGAGTGACCATCCCCAGGTCCGTTTCTTCGCCGCCGAGGCCCTGGCGTACCTTGACGACTCTGCCGGCACCGATGAACTCGTGAAGGCCGTCATCGAGCAACCCGAGTTCCGGACGATGGCCCTGGCCGCCCTGGCGGCGATGGATCAGCCTGCCGGAATCGTCCGGCTCCGGACGTTGATGGATCAGCCCGACCCGGTCATCCGCTACGGAGCGTTCAACGCCTTGCGGACCTCCGACCCTGGCGATCCGTACCTCGGCCGGACCCGAGTGCTCGGCTTCCTCGAAGAACGCCGACGCTCCGACGAGGCCGACGACCCGATGAGCCTCAAGGTTGGTGCCGAGTCGGCCCCGATCCGCCACGAACCCCCTCGGGAAGACCCCTTCGAGCTTTTCGTCGTTCGCAGCGACGGGCCGCCGATGATTCACGTCAGCCGGACCCGACGCCCCGAGATCGTCCTGTTCGGCGATCAGCACCTGCTCGAAACCCCCGTGGTCCTCGGGGGAACCGGCCCGATCCTGCTCAACGCCGCTCAGGGGGACCGCCGGATCGAGGTCTCCCGGATCGAACTGACGGGAGCCGCTCCACAGGTACTGTCCTGCTCGACCGATCTGGTCGAGGTGATTCGCTGCGTCGCGGCGCTCGGGGCGACCTACCCGCAGGTCGTTACGATCCTTCAGGGAGCCCACAACCAGGCGAACCTCGAAGCGGCCCTGCAAATCGACTCCATCTCCAACGACGTCCAGGAGTACGATCGTGCCTTGCTCACCGGCAAGGACGTGGTCAAGGACGACGACGTCACACCCGCTTCGTACGACGACGAGGAGGCCGAGCGCCGTCGTGGTTTTGGCTTATTCAAGCGGTTTCGAGTCGGAGGACCGGCCTCGAAATCGCAGGAGGAGGAGCCAAAAAGCGAGCTCGAAGCTGAACTCGGGCTCGATCCGCAATTTCAAGAGCCCGAACCCCGGCGTCCTGGCCTCTTGAACCGGTTCCGAAACCGCTCGGGAGACTCCGAGCGCTGA